Proteins from a genomic interval of Brucella intermedia LMG 3301:
- the virB11 gene encoding P-type DNA transfer ATPase VirB11, translating into MDSTNAAVVRELLSPIAIFLEDRSLYEVIINKPGQVLTEGPDGWCSHDAPGLTFERLMRLARAVATFSNQSIDEKRPILSATLPDDERIQIVIPPATTNATVSITIRKPSSVDFALEDLEDNGFFSEARNTGAACPRSETKLAELYRNGEYKLFLQHAVIARKNVVISGATGSAKTTLAKALIKHIPNHERVISIEDTPELVIPQPNHVRLFYSKGGQGLSGVGPRELLESCLRMRPDRILLQELRDGTAFHYIRNVNSGHPGSITTVHAGSTQLAFEQLATLVKESEAGRALERVEVLSSLKIAIDIVVQCRRIDGSFRATEIYFRDELES; encoded by the coding sequence ATGGACAGCACGAATGCGGCAGTCGTTCGCGAACTGTTGTCACCAATCGCGATCTTTCTCGAGGACAGGTCGCTTTATGAAGTGATCATCAATAAGCCTGGGCAGGTACTGACAGAAGGACCCGATGGATGGTGCTCCCATGATGCGCCGGGTCTGACCTTCGAAAGGCTTATGCGTCTTGCGAGGGCAGTTGCTACATTCTCGAACCAGTCTATCGATGAAAAGCGGCCAATTCTTTCGGCAACGCTTCCAGACGATGAACGCATTCAAATCGTCATACCGCCTGCAACCACGAATGCCACGGTCAGCATCACGATCCGCAAACCTTCATCTGTTGATTTCGCACTTGAGGACCTGGAGGACAACGGCTTCTTTTCCGAAGCGAGAAACACAGGCGCAGCCTGTCCAAGATCGGAAACCAAACTGGCGGAGTTATACCGCAACGGCGAATATAAGTTGTTTCTGCAGCACGCCGTCATTGCCCGTAAGAATGTCGTAATTTCCGGCGCTACGGGTTCTGCCAAAACAACCCTTGCAAAGGCCCTGATCAAACACATTCCAAACCATGAACGAGTGATTTCGATCGAGGACACACCAGAGCTGGTTATTCCTCAGCCCAACCATGTGCGTCTGTTCTATTCGAAGGGCGGACAGGGGTTATCCGGAGTCGGTCCCCGCGAGCTTCTGGAATCCTGTCTTCGCATGCGACCGGACCGTATTCTTCTGCAGGAACTGAGGGATGGCACAGCATTTCATTATATTCGAAACGTGAACTCGGGACATCCCGGCTCGATCACCACCGTTCATGCCGGATCGACACAACTCGCATTCGAGCAACTCGCCACCCTCGTCAAAGAATCGGAGGCGGGACGTGCTCTTGAGCGCGTCGAAGTGCTTTCGTCACTTAAGATTGCAATTGATATCGTGGTTCAATGCAGGCGAATTGACGGTTCTTTCAGGGCTACGGAGATTTACTTTCGCGACGAGTTGGAAAGCTAA
- a CDS encoding virB8 family protein, which translates to MVTTESLKSYFEKARRFDQERMIQIERSNRLAWSIALAASLVAVVSILAVAALTPLKTVEPFVVRVDNSTGIVDVVSALTSTAGTYDEAVTKYFAARYVRAREGYVWSEAQTNFRTVALLSTQAEQDRFASHYRGSNPDSPQVIYGRAATTKIRIASISLINQNVASVRYMRTVTRGDEVRTTHWIASLTYAYANAPMSSTDRLVNPLGFAVSEYRSDPEAIN; encoded by the coding sequence ATGGTTACGACTGAAAGCCTCAAATCCTACTTCGAAAAAGCGCGCCGTTTTGACCAGGAGCGGATGATCCAGATAGAGCGATCGAACCGATTGGCCTGGTCTATCGCGTTGGCAGCAAGTCTGGTTGCGGTCGTCTCGATCCTTGCAGTCGCTGCGTTGACACCATTGAAAACGGTGGAGCCTTTCGTTGTTCGTGTCGACAATTCGACCGGTATCGTCGATGTGGTTTCGGCGCTGACTTCGACCGCCGGGACTTACGATGAAGCGGTGACAAAATATTTTGCCGCGAGATATGTTCGTGCCCGAGAAGGTTATGTCTGGAGTGAGGCACAGACAAATTTCAGGACTGTCGCGCTCCTCTCTACGCAAGCGGAACAGGATCGCTTTGCGAGCCACTATCGCGGTAGCAATCCGGATTCGCCGCAAGTCATCTATGGGCGTGCGGCGACGACCAAAATCAGGATCGCTTCAATCTCGCTTATAAATCAGAACGTAGCGTCCGTGCGTTATATGCGCACCGTCACTCGAGGTGACGAAGTCCGGACGACACACTGGATCGCAAGCCTGACCTATGCCTACGCCAATGCACCCATGTCCTCCACGGATCGTCTTGTGAACCCGCTTGGCTTTGCGGTTAGCGAATATCGTTCGGATCCGGAGGCGATCAATTGA
- the virB10 gene encoding type IV secretion system protein VirB10: MADEEEARIPGERTETITDQRIDSNPAVKRGAIALAVVAFIAFAIWSTSGKDNKDQRTYPERVIIRQTNAFEPAKEKVEPVAPVPAPKTVLPIPTLEPVPEIEDKLLDSARRAPVLAYSREQDKSPVRQSGDNPAQSIDGNFLPLDSNAMSQGQVSNDEQRFDSLLRPTRLEGARAGTLGNRNFIVAMGNSIPCVLETALASDQPGFTSCVIDRDVLSDNGRVVLMKKGTQVVGEYRAGLQRGQKRLLVLWNRAKTPEGVIITLASPATDALGRSGFDGHVDRHWWERFGSALLLSIVGDATSYASSRLQNSGVEAQDTMSAGQQAAAIAVEKSIDIPPTLNKHQGEIVSIFVARDLDFSDVYRLRITEPKNRIFDRAVLGDFKPESKVVTK; this comes from the coding sequence ATGGCAGACGAAGAAGAAGCCCGTATCCCCGGAGAGCGCACCGAGACGATCACCGATCAGCGCATCGACAGCAATCCGGCTGTCAAACGCGGCGCAATCGCACTCGCAGTAGTGGCGTTTATCGCCTTTGCCATATGGTCTACTTCCGGAAAGGACAACAAGGATCAACGCACCTACCCTGAGCGTGTGATCATTCGCCAAACCAACGCTTTTGAGCCAGCAAAGGAGAAGGTGGAGCCAGTTGCGCCTGTGCCTGCGCCAAAGACGGTGCTTCCAATACCCACGTTGGAGCCTGTTCCGGAAATAGAAGACAAGCTGCTCGATTCCGCACGTCGGGCACCCGTTCTGGCCTATAGCCGGGAACAGGATAAGTCACCAGTACGGCAATCCGGTGACAATCCGGCACAATCGATAGATGGTAACTTCTTGCCGCTCGATAGCAACGCGATGAGCCAGGGACAGGTGAGCAACGATGAGCAACGGTTCGATAGTCTATTGCGACCGACACGTCTTGAAGGCGCACGCGCAGGAACGCTTGGCAATCGGAATTTCATCGTCGCGATGGGAAACTCCATTCCTTGCGTGCTCGAAACCGCACTCGCATCCGATCAACCAGGTTTCACGAGTTGCGTCATTGACAGAGACGTCCTCTCCGACAATGGCAGGGTGGTATTGATGAAGAAGGGGACGCAGGTCGTTGGAGAGTACCGCGCAGGGCTTCAGCGCGGCCAGAAACGATTGCTCGTTTTGTGGAATAGAGCGAAGACGCCCGAAGGTGTGATCATCACGCTGGCATCTCCCGCGACCGACGCGCTTGGACGCTCTGGTTTCGATGGCCACGTCGATAGGCATTGGTGGGAACGCTTCGGAAGTGCGCTGCTTTTGTCGATTGTGGGCGACGCAACCAGCTACGCCAGCAGTCGTTTGCAGAATAGCGGTGTCGAAGCGCAAGACACTATGAGCGCCGGTCAGCAAGCAGCGGCAATCGCAGTCGAGAAGTCGATCGATATTCCCCCAACGCTAAACAAGCACCAAGGCGAGATCGTCTCCATCTTCGTGGCTCGTGATCTCGATTTTTCGGATGTTTATCGCCTTCGCATTACCGAACCGAAGAACCGTATCTTCGATCGGGCTGTTTTGGGTGATTTCAAACCGGAATCGAAAGTGGTGACGAAGTAA
- a CDS encoding M20 metallopeptidase family protein — MSVFTSDAIADATAIRQQLHSNPELKYEEHATSDLVAEFLKQRGYEVKTGLAETGVLAILDTGRPGSSIGFRADMDALPIQEETGLTYASKTPGKMHACGHDGHTASLLLAADRLARHHEHLSGRITLLFQPAEEGGLGAARMIEEGALDRVETIYGYHNRPGYPLGRVFAKAGPAMGGSSLYEVTITGKGGHASRPDLAIDPVFIGAGVIQSLQSVIARRVSPLDSGVVTVTQFHGGNSHNVIPGQATMMINTRDGSPEAAATIDRELRRVVAQTCEAYGASVRLEQTMRIPPVVNDNDETDFTIKVAVESFGAEKAGFMHQLPTMGAEDFAFYLEKIPGCFFFVGNGEDSAYLHHPHYNYRDEILPVAAGMFVAIAEQRLKKNP, encoded by the coding sequence ATGTCTGTTTTCACCAGTGATGCCATTGCTGATGCAACGGCAATTCGCCAACAATTGCACAGCAATCCCGAGCTCAAGTATGAGGAACACGCAACGAGCGATCTGGTCGCTGAATTCCTGAAACAGCGCGGCTATGAAGTCAAAACCGGTCTCGCCGAAACGGGCGTTCTTGCCATCCTTGATACAGGGCGTCCCGGTTCCTCAATCGGCTTTCGTGCCGATATGGATGCATTGCCTATCCAGGAAGAAACCGGTTTGACTTACGCTTCGAAGACACCCGGCAAAATGCATGCGTGCGGCCACGACGGACATACCGCTTCGCTGTTGTTGGCGGCGGACAGACTTGCGCGGCATCATGAGCATCTTTCTGGTCGGATTACGCTGTTGTTCCAGCCAGCAGAAGAAGGCGGCCTTGGGGCCGCACGCATGATCGAAGAAGGCGCGCTGGACCGGGTCGAGACCATTTATGGTTATCACAACCGGCCCGGTTACCCATTAGGGCGGGTCTTTGCCAAGGCCGGACCTGCGATGGGTGGAAGTTCGCTTTATGAGGTCACCATAACGGGTAAGGGTGGTCATGCTTCCCGCCCCGACCTGGCCATCGATCCGGTATTTATCGGAGCAGGAGTTATTCAATCGTTGCAAAGTGTCATTGCTCGACGCGTGTCACCGCTGGACTCAGGTGTCGTTACGGTTACCCAATTCCATGGCGGCAATAGTCACAACGTCATTCCAGGCCAGGCAACAATGATGATCAACACGCGCGATGGCTCGCCTGAGGCTGCAGCGACAATCGACAGGGAACTTCGCCGGGTCGTTGCGCAGACTTGCGAGGCCTATGGTGCAAGCGTCAGACTGGAACAGACAATGCGGATTCCGCCTGTTGTCAATGACAACGATGAAACGGACTTTACAATAAAGGTTGCTGTCGAGAGCTTCGGCGCTGAAAAAGCCGGTTTCATGCATCAATTGCCCACGATGGGTGCGGAAGATTTTGCATTCTATCTGGAAAAGATTCCCGGTTGCTTCTTCTTTGTCGGTAACGGTGAAGATAGCGCCTACCTCCACCATCCGCATTATAACTATCGCGACGAAATATTGCCGGTGGCAGCGGGCATGTTCGTCGCAATAGCCGAACAGCGCCTCAAAAAAAATCCTTGA
- the virB9 gene encoding P-type conjugative transfer protein VirB9 produces the protein MIRQTVLLSALFSGAAFPGHALEIPHSASQDSRVRFVNYQPFNITRIVGSLRSSVQVEFAADEEIAHVALGNSVAWEVAPAGNILFLKPREKQPVTNISVVTTRRDGSTRSYQMELTARDGTVEVGQNTYFYLKFRYPADEANARRQQAAARARAAQAEEADDVLALHEAYGPRNWRYSAQGSQSLEPQSVYDNGKITTFAFVGNQEMPAIYIENPDGSESLVSKSVDGNLVMVHAISSKFILRRGKDVLCVFNEAYSRVGINPDTNTTSPSVERVVRSDPAEQ, from the coding sequence TTGATAAGACAGACAGTCCTTTTATCTGCACTGTTTTCAGGAGCCGCCTTTCCGGGGCATGCACTCGAGATTCCGCACAGTGCCTCGCAGGATAGCCGCGTCCGCTTCGTCAATTATCAGCCCTTCAACATCACCAGGATCGTTGGTTCGTTACGATCCTCTGTTCAGGTTGAGTTTGCTGCAGACGAAGAGATCGCCCATGTCGCGCTTGGCAACAGTGTCGCCTGGGAAGTTGCACCAGCCGGCAATATTCTGTTTCTAAAGCCGCGCGAAAAACAGCCGGTCACCAACATTTCCGTTGTAACGACCAGACGCGACGGTTCCACTCGCAGCTACCAGATGGAATTGACCGCGCGTGACGGGACCGTCGAGGTTGGTCAGAACACCTATTTCTATTTGAAATTCCGGTATCCCGCAGATGAAGCAAACGCGCGACGACAGCAAGCTGCAGCACGTGCACGCGCTGCACAGGCGGAGGAAGCTGACGATGTGCTGGCCCTCCATGAAGCCTATGGGCCTCGTAACTGGCGTTATTCGGCGCAGGGGTCCCAGTCGCTCGAACCGCAAAGCGTCTACGATAACGGCAAGATCACGACTTTCGCTTTCGTGGGCAACCAGGAAATGCCGGCAATCTATATCGAAAACCCGGATGGCTCAGAAAGCCTGGTGTCGAAATCCGTCGACGGCAATCTAGTCATGGTTCACGCGATCAGCAGTAAGTTCATCCTGCGCCGCGGCAAGGACGTTTTGTGTGTCTTCAACGAAGCCTACAGCCGCGTCGGCATCAATCCGGATACCAACACCACGTCGCCCTCCGTAGAACGTGTAGTGAGATCCGATCCCGCGGAACAATAA
- the virB5 gene encoding P-type DNA transfer protein VirB5, with protein sequence MIADKIRCVAIVAALIFSAGTASGEGIPVIDRTSILKHMESIAQLKSQLDALHQQIEQAQQLYGSLNKLTDMADVASVLNDPVIRKALPPDFAAIESLFKGDGSGVIGQSASRFLEGNSNFRTDADDYYAKELSRIQNSNAGQMSIGQQIYDVATKRIDGIDELRERISSAGDAKEIADLQARLQAEQAFLQTDVLRMEGLQMVQRAQTQVDEQRKAEDWRKRMDSMKAALQ encoded by the coding sequence ATGATTGCGGATAAAATTCGGTGTGTGGCCATTGTTGCGGCGCTGATCTTCTCAGCCGGGACTGCGAGTGGTGAAGGAATTCCTGTCATCGACAGAACATCAATCCTCAAGCACATGGAGAGTATCGCGCAACTGAAATCGCAACTCGATGCGCTCCATCAGCAGATCGAGCAGGCGCAGCAACTTTATGGTTCGCTCAACAAACTGACCGACATGGCCGATGTTGCCAGCGTTCTTAACGATCCGGTCATTCGCAAGGCGCTGCCTCCAGATTTCGCAGCCATTGAAAGCTTGTTCAAGGGCGATGGATCAGGCGTGATCGGACAGTCTGCCTCAAGGTTTCTGGAGGGCAATTCGAACTTTCGCACCGACGCCGACGATTACTACGCAAAGGAGCTATCGCGCATTCAGAACAGTAATGCCGGGCAGATGAGTATCGGTCAGCAGATCTACGACGTAGCTACCAAACGCATCGACGGGATCGATGAGTTGCGAGAGAGAATATCTTCGGCCGGCGATGCCAAGGAAATCGCTGATCTCCAGGCGCGGCTTCAGGCGGAACAGGCTTTTCTCCAGACGGATGTGCTCCGAATGGAGGGGCTGCAAATGGTGCAACGCGCGCAGACACAGGTTGATGAACAGCGCAAAGCGGAAGACTGGCGCAAACGTATGGATTCGATGAAGGCTGCATTGCAATGA
- a CDS encoding EexN family lipoprotein produces MKRLVSIAVLVCLTGCSEEKDPTFPVETLMADETLLNRILAECRNDPGHLRGTPGCVNAEAADGKRRLRKMRETLGN; encoded by the coding sequence ATGAAACGGCTTGTTTCGATCGCTGTCCTTGTCTGCCTGACCGGGTGCTCAGAAGAGAAGGATCCAACCTTTCCCGTTGAGACGTTGATGGCGGACGAGACGCTGCTCAATCGCATCCTGGCCGAATGCCGCAATGATCCGGGCCATCTGCGCGGCACGCCAGGTTGTGTGAACGCCGAAGCGGCCGACGGAAAACGAAGGCTGCGCAAGATGCGCGAAACGTTGGGGAATTGA
- a CDS encoding AbgT family transporter has product MQRFFNAIERAGNKLPHPVILFASLCVVVALLSWVLAIYGVSGVNPKTGASVTVKSLVSGEGLVFALTTVAKNFVMFPPLGVVLVIMLAIGVADKTGLIAALMQVSVMKAPRYLTTFVIFLVGMCSHVASDAAYIILIPLSAMIFQAMGRNPLVGAVTGYVAVGAGYDASLLITPADVILSGITTSAAHTVDANAYVSPIDNYYFIASSAIILSIVGAFIIERIVEPVAGTYRGSVVLDVHPVSELELKGLKRVGWATLALIAIIVAAVVPAGSPLRNENGGLVPSPFLESAVAIFAIFFLFLGWIYGRTVGKIKTSQDGINFMAEAVKELAPTLVLFFAISQFLAWFKWTNLGEWIAVGGSHMLDASGFGGIPLLVSFVVLATVMNLFITSGSAQWSLMAPIFVPMMMLVGFEPALIQAAFRIADSSTNIVTPMSPYFAVCLAFLQRYQKDAGIGTLASMTIPVALGFLVSWLLFLILWMELGLPIAPGVGLFIQ; this is encoded by the coding sequence ATGCAACGTTTTTTCAATGCGATCGAACGGGCGGGCAATAAACTGCCGCATCCCGTCATCCTTTTCGCATCTCTTTGTGTTGTCGTCGCACTTTTATCATGGGTTCTGGCAATCTACGGCGTATCAGGAGTAAATCCGAAAACCGGCGCAAGTGTCACCGTCAAAAGCCTCGTGTCTGGCGAAGGACTGGTATTTGCTCTGACCACCGTGGCCAAGAATTTTGTGATGTTTCCACCACTCGGTGTGGTGCTCGTTATTATGCTTGCCATCGGAGTTGCGGACAAGACAGGTCTTATTGCTGCACTGATGCAGGTCAGCGTGATGAAAGCCCCCCGCTATCTGACTACATTCGTTATTTTTCTGGTTGGCATGTGCAGCCACGTTGCGTCTGATGCGGCCTATATTATCCTTATCCCGCTTTCAGCGATGATTTTCCAGGCAATGGGCCGGAATCCTCTGGTGGGTGCAGTGACAGGATATGTAGCTGTCGGAGCTGGCTATGATGCGAGCCTGCTGATCACGCCAGCAGACGTTATACTCTCAGGTATTACAACAAGTGCTGCACACACTGTCGATGCAAACGCATACGTATCGCCTATCGACAACTACTATTTCATTGCGTCCTCAGCGATCATACTTTCAATTGTTGGCGCATTCATTATCGAGCGAATTGTCGAACCTGTGGCTGGTACCTATCGTGGTAGTGTGGTGCTCGATGTTCATCCTGTCAGTGAACTGGAGCTGAAAGGGTTGAAGCGCGTTGGTTGGGCAACCCTGGCACTCATAGCCATTATAGTCGCAGCCGTAGTGCCAGCCGGATCTCCGCTTCGCAATGAAAATGGTGGACTGGTACCTTCACCATTCCTGGAAAGCGCAGTGGCTATTTTTGCCATATTCTTCCTCTTCCTCGGCTGGATCTATGGCCGGACTGTCGGTAAAATCAAAACGTCACAAGATGGCATAAACTTCATGGCAGAAGCAGTGAAGGAGCTTGCACCGACATTGGTTCTGTTCTTTGCCATTTCGCAGTTCCTTGCCTGGTTCAAGTGGACAAACCTGGGGGAGTGGATCGCCGTAGGCGGCTCTCACATGCTCGATGCCAGCGGATTTGGCGGCATCCCGCTTCTGGTATCGTTTGTCGTACTGGCTACCGTCATGAACCTGTTTATCACGTCGGGGTCTGCGCAATGGTCCTTGATGGCACCTATTTTCGTGCCGATGATGATGCTGGTTGGTTTCGAACCGGCACTCATTCAGGCAGCTTTCCGCATCGCTGACTCCTCTACCAATATCGTGACGCCGATGAGCCCCTATTTCGCGGTCTGCCTCGCATTCTTGCAGAGGTATCAAAAGGATGCGGGTATCGGAACGCTTGCGTCGATGACAATCCCCGTCGCACTCGGTTTTCTTGTCTCGTGGTTGTTGTTCCTTATCCTCTGGATGGAACTCGGTCTGCCGATCGCACCGGGCGTGGGGTTGTTTATCCAATAG
- a CDS encoding GGDEF domain-containing protein, with amino-acid sequence MINSSLEWSVPLLILFCGTGLIVAGRFGVQTTRWGVGLCLLGTGYGFMLIRTETFSAIKPLWEDALILTGVLICCRALTERFKPGNVQALDWLVAGLFLCTAALSLILYQSVRLETLSILVGTASLILISLWRVKSLKKTASDKIFIAAFIIIASSIIFQCIFYLSSNDIEGPIGSWSNSFPGVMVQYTGLFGGVLTTFAIVIAAGVDAIHHYRELAHTDPLTQVRNRRGMQAFISSVHLDQGAREPVTIVLADIDHFKMVNDRFGHHAGDMIIVDFAQLLQKWAGRGSCVARLGGEEFAILLPGTSMHIGVTLIEALRLEFASRKWPHISAHLHLTASFGLTTLEQGEPFNSAIARADTNLYKAKQRGRDRLVEDKAA; translated from the coding sequence ATTGATCCTTTTTTGCGGTACTGGTTTGATCGTTGCAGGCCGGTTTGGAGTTCAGACCACCCGTTGGGGTGTCGGACTTTGCCTGCTTGGAACCGGCTATGGCTTCATGCTTATCCGTACCGAAACATTCTCGGCGATTAAACCGCTGTGGGAAGACGCGCTGATCCTGACTGGCGTCCTCATTTGCTGTCGAGCACTTACAGAACGCTTCAAACCTGGTAACGTTCAAGCTCTGGATTGGCTCGTTGCAGGCTTATTCCTCTGCACAGCCGCCCTATCACTGATACTTTACCAAAGCGTACGGCTAGAGACTTTATCGATACTTGTAGGCACAGCATCGCTGATATTAATTTCTCTTTGGCGTGTAAAGTCGCTGAAGAAGACGGCTTCTGACAAGATATTTATAGCAGCATTCATTATCATTGCTTCTTCAATTATATTCCAATGTATATTCTACTTATCATCCAACGATATTGAGGGCCCGATTGGCTCGTGGAGCAACTCATTTCCAGGGGTCATGGTTCAGTATACAGGTCTTTTTGGCGGCGTCTTGACGACCTTTGCGATTGTCATCGCAGCTGGCGTGGATGCAATTCATCATTATCGTGAGTTGGCTCACACCGACCCTCTAACCCAGGTGCGTAACCGAAGAGGTATGCAGGCATTTATAAGTTCGGTTCACCTTGACCAAGGAGCGCGCGAACCAGTGACAATTGTCCTGGCAGACATTGATCACTTCAAGATGGTGAACGATCGATTTGGCCATCACGCCGGCGATATGATTATAGTTGATTTCGCCCAGCTGTTACAAAAATGGGCAGGGCGTGGAAGCTGCGTGGCCCGTTTGGGTGGTGAAGAATTTGCAATTTTGTTACCTGGAACCTCCATGCACATTGGAGTCACGCTAATTGAGGCATTGCGGCTGGAGTTCGCTTCACGAAAATGGCCTCATATATCTGCGCATCTCCATCTGACCGCAAGTTTTGGCTTAACAACGCTGGAACAAGGTGAACCGTTCAACTCTGCAATCGCGCGTGCAGATACGAATCTTTATAAAGCCAAGCAGCGGGGAAGAGACCGTCTTGTAGAGGATAAAGCAGCATAA
- a CDS encoding LysR family transcriptional regulator, producing the protein MQHIALRYFLEVARTGSITEASAQMNVSGSAISRQISRLETELAVELFERRPRGMVLSPAGELLVKHVRRIALDTERALADVREMRGPQRGLVRVATYEGFAVDRLARIIADFRAQFPGVLFHVWVGNSSEICERVNEGNADIGITYSYSAPAGVKIERIARRPMYALIPRSHPLARRKQVTLADLSTEPMAMPDKGRTQRQLIDTALATKGLAMDPVFSTNSMATLKVFAFAAETIMFSSSAGSKDNTLPENIVAIPVVDETMKASVLQIVTMQGRNLPRSIAAFLDFLGQSVIER; encoded by the coding sequence ATGCAGCACATCGCCTTGCGCTATTTTCTGGAAGTAGCCCGAACAGGCTCGATTACCGAGGCCTCCGCACAGATGAACGTCTCGGGTTCAGCGATCAGCCGCCAGATATCGCGACTGGAAACCGAGCTCGCTGTGGAACTATTCGAACGCCGACCGCGCGGGATGGTTTTGAGCCCGGCAGGCGAACTGCTGGTCAAACATGTCAGGCGTATCGCATTGGACACCGAACGCGCTTTGGCTGACGTGCGGGAAATGCGCGGTCCGCAGCGCGGGCTAGTGCGTGTCGCAACTTACGAGGGCTTCGCGGTCGATCGCCTGGCGCGTATCATTGCTGATTTTCGTGCGCAGTTTCCGGGAGTTCTTTTTCATGTGTGGGTGGGAAACTCGTCAGAAATTTGCGAACGCGTCAATGAAGGCAACGCTGATATCGGCATCACCTACAGTTATTCCGCACCTGCCGGGGTGAAAATCGAGCGTATCGCCAGAAGGCCAATGTACGCCCTGATTCCACGCTCCCATCCGCTGGCCCGGCGGAAACAGGTTACACTTGCAGATCTGTCAACAGAACCAATGGCCATGCCTGACAAGGGCCGAACCCAGCGTCAGCTCATCGACACCGCTCTGGCTACCAAGGGACTGGCAATGGATCCCGTTTTCTCCACCAACTCGATGGCAACACTGAAGGTATTTGCCTTCGCCGCGGAAACGATTATGTTTTCCAGCTCAGCCGGCAGTAAGGACAATACCCTTCCGGAAAACATCGTTGCCATTCCTGTAGTTGACGAGACCATGAAAGCCAGTGTGCTGCAAATCGTAACCATGCAGGGACGAAACCTTCCGCGAAGCATTGCCGCATTTCTGGACTTCCTTGGTCAATCGGTGATTGAGCGCTGA
- a CDS encoding type IV secretion system protein, translated as MYQVFDFIDGQFKQPLETFVSDGTSNIAQWITGPLTVAVTLYIVLYGYLVLRGSVSEPILEFVFRAIKLAIIVTLVKNAGDYQTYVTNVFFNVLPHEIAGALNSGTAPDSSTFDSLLDKGQASATDIWSRASWPIDIVTGVAGILVIAVSFLVAGIGYVVSLYARLALAIILAIGPIFVALALFQSTRRFTEAWIGQLVNFVILQVLVVAVGSLLISCIDSTFTAINAYSDVLMRPIALCAIGIAALYVFYQLPGIASALASGGASLAYGYGAARDAHEGMLARSTRSTGRALKRTVRLVGRTVGPRGTNT; from the coding sequence ATGTATCAGGTGTTCGACTTTATCGACGGGCAGTTCAAACAACCACTGGAAACGTTCGTTTCGGATGGAACGTCGAACATCGCACAATGGATAACAGGCCCGTTGACCGTTGCCGTCACCCTATACATCGTGCTTTATGGTTATCTGGTACTGCGGGGTTCGGTTAGCGAGCCGATCCTCGAATTTGTGTTTCGGGCGATCAAGCTCGCGATTATCGTAACGCTGGTCAAGAACGCCGGCGATTACCAGACCTACGTCACGAATGTTTTCTTTAATGTACTCCCGCATGAAATTGCCGGGGCGCTCAACTCCGGCACGGCTCCAGACTCCAGCACTTTTGACAGTCTTCTGGACAAGGGACAGGCGTCCGCCACCGACATCTGGTCGCGCGCTTCCTGGCCCATCGATATCGTTACAGGCGTTGCAGGAATATTGGTCATCGCGGTGAGCTTTCTGGTTGCGGGCATTGGCTATGTCGTCTCACTTTATGCGCGTCTGGCATTGGCAATCATACTGGCGATCGGGCCAATCTTCGTTGCATTGGCACTGTTTCAGTCGACCCGGCGTTTCACTGAGGCCTGGATCGGCCAACTCGTCAATTTCGTCATTCTGCAAGTCCTCGTCGTTGCGGTGGGTTCGTTACTGATCTCGTGTATCGATTCCACCTTTACTGCCATCAACGCCTATTCCGACGTCCTCATGCGTCCGATTGCCCTTTGCGCAATCGGGATCGCCGCGCTCTACGTCTTCTATCAACTCCCCGGCATTGCATCCGCCCTCGCTTCGGGTGGCGCATCACTTGCTTACGGTTACGGCGCGGCGCGTGATGCTCATGAGGGTATGCTTGCGCGCAGCACCAGAAGTACCGGGCGCGCCCTTAAACGCACTGTTCGTCTAGTGGGCCGAACGGTTGGCCCCAGAGGTACGAACACATGA